From Candidatus Pedobacter colombiensis, one genomic window encodes:
- a CDS encoding PKD domain-containing protein — protein sequence MRYILLAAFVSLICLSCTKKPSLEDPIPSEDVNIIVQKTDTLNVYRFINAKIGKTATARWDLGNNQKAVGDTVIGRYPFKGNYTVTLTVFNGLTAVDKSVLVSFNQDNINLDPFYGLLTGGATATAGKTWVLDSLSDAHVKLINSGSTTPWNKLAKSGKGVYDDELNFKLAGFECTYNNHNTSYVHGGTIDGITQFRFKELNANWGTATNPVADGGDLTINYTPAKPVQKWTMEIRGGKHYLRLYDGAFFFFYRGCADIIEYEISSISENEMIVTHTETIPASRAASAWKDVYLLIRKGYVR from the coding sequence ATGAGATATATATTATTAGCTGCTTTTGTATCACTGATTTGTTTATCGTGTACAAAAAAGCCCTCTCTTGAAGATCCAATTCCTTCAGAAGACGTCAACATCATTGTACAAAAAACGGATACATTAAATGTATATCGTTTTATCAATGCTAAAATTGGGAAAACTGCTACTGCACGCTGGGACCTTGGCAACAATCAAAAAGCGGTTGGTGATACTGTGATTGGCAGATATCCCTTTAAAGGAAATTACACCGTAACACTCACTGTTTTTAATGGGTTAACTGCTGTAGATAAATCAGTCCTGGTTTCATTTAATCAGGACAACATTAATCTGGATCCCTTTTATGGTCTTCTTACCGGTGGCGCTACCGCCACGGCCGGGAAAACCTGGGTACTGGATTCACTCTCAGATGCTCATGTTAAACTGATCAATTCCGGCTCCACTACTCCCTGGAATAAGCTTGCCAAAAGCGGGAAAGGGGTTTACGATGATGAACTTAACTTTAAGCTGGCCGGTTTTGAATGTACATACAACAACCATAATACGTCTTATGTCCATGGAGGAACCATTGACGGCATTACTCAATTCCGTTTTAAAGAGCTTAATGCAAACTGGGGCACAGCAACCAACCCGGTAGCGGATGGCGGCGATTTGACGATAAATTATACACCGGCAAAGCCTGTTCAGAAATGGACAATGGAGATCAGAGGTGGCAAGCACTACCTTCGCTTGTATGATGGTGCTTTCTTTTTCTTCTACAGGGGATGCGCAGATATTATCGAATATGAGATCAGTTCTATTTCAGAAAATGAAATGATTGTAACCCATACAGAAACTATACCTGCTTCCAGGGCAGCCAGCGCCTGGAAAGATGTCTATTTATTAATCCGCAAAGGCTACGTAAGATAA